Proteins from one Desulfonema limicola genomic window:
- the lipA gene encoding lipoyl synthase has translation MNFKDSPCFCLDLPVTDYEQALDLQRDIVEARKENRFNYDLVILLEHPPVFTLGRNGGLENLIVSQDFLDKQGIRLVQIERGGNITYHGPGQLVVYPVLDINAAHLGIRDYVSGLEDVMIKTAAQWGIKAAGDTKNRGVWIGTDKLGSIGVSITRGISFHGLALNVNIDLEPFSWINPCGLHNIGITSMKKELGKEIPIKQVREVMKQHISDFLKQKLVKADLNQIKESLNSASSHTAKPGWLKRKLPDAPEYEQVCSLIRKGGLHTVCQEAKCPNQFECFSKKTATFMIMGSKCTRNCRFCNIETGPDEMPDPQEPFKIAEAVEKMELHYVVITSVTRDDLPDGGAGYFARTISEIRKRIPEALIEVLIPDFQGDYEALKTVLDAKPNVLNHNIETVPGLYKIVRPQAVYKQSLELIKRVKEYSPDIPAKSGLMLGLGETDEQIYQTLEDLFNCGCSMLTMGQYLQPSKQHLCVKRFVRPEEFDSWKKTALKIGFAEVASGPFVRSSYHAKDMYNKKQ, from the coding sequence ATGAATTTTAAAGATAGTCCCTGTTTTTGTCTTGATCTTCCTGTTACAGATTATGAACAAGCTCTTGATCTTCAGCGGGATATTGTAGAAGCCAGAAAAGAGAACCGGTTTAATTATGATCTTGTTATCCTGCTGGAGCATCCTCCTGTATTTACTTTGGGCAGAAATGGAGGTCTGGAAAATCTTATTGTTTCTCAAGACTTTTTAGATAAACAAGGTATCAGGCTGGTGCAGATAGAAAGAGGCGGCAATATTACCTATCACGGCCCTGGTCAACTGGTTGTTTATCCTGTTTTAGATATAAATGCAGCTCATCTGGGCATCAGGGATTATGTAAGCGGTCTTGAAGATGTGATGATAAAAACAGCAGCCCAGTGGGGTATTAAGGCTGCTGGAGATACTAAAAACCGTGGTGTCTGGATTGGCACTGATAAGCTTGGCAGTATAGGTGTTTCAATAACCAGGGGTATAAGCTTTCACGGGCTTGCTTTAAATGTTAATATAGACCTTGAGCCTTTTTCCTGGATAAATCCATGCGGGCTTCATAATATTGGGATTACTTCCATGAAAAAAGAACTGGGAAAAGAAATCCCCATAAAACAGGTTCGGGAGGTTATGAAACAGCATATATCTGATTTTTTAAAACAAAAGCTTGTTAAGGCTGATTTAAACCAGATTAAGGAATCTTTAAATTCCGCATCTTCCCATACTGCAAAACCAGGCTGGCTTAAACGTAAACTGCCTGATGCACCTGAATATGAGCAGGTTTGTTCCCTTATCAGAAAAGGGGGGCTTCATACTGTATGCCAGGAAGCAAAATGCCCTAACCAATTTGAATGTTTTTCAAAAAAAACAGCTACTTTTATGATTATGGGATCAAAATGCACCAGAAATTGCAGGTTCTGCAATATTGAAACTGGTCCTGATGAAATGCCTGATCCTCAGGAACCCTTTAAGATTGCAGAAGCTGTTGAAAAAATGGAGCTTCATTATGTGGTAATAACATCAGTAACAAGGGATGATCTTCCTGACGGAGGAGCAGGATACTTTGCCAGGACAATTTCAGAGATCAGGAAAAGAATTCCAGAAGCGCTTATTGAGGTTTTAATACCTGATTTTCAGGGAGATTATGAAGCCTTGAAAACAGTTCTTGATGCAAAACCCAATGTATTGAATCATAATATTGAAACTGTACCAGGTCTTTATAAGATTGTACGGCCCCAGGCTGTTTATAAACAATCTCTTGAACTTATAAAACGGGTTAAAGAATACAGCCCTGACATACCAGCCAAGTCAGGTCTTATGCTTGGACTTGGGGAAACAGATGAGCAAATATATCAAACCCTTGAAGATTTATTTAACTGCGGGTGCAGTATGCTTACAATGGGCCAGTATCTTCAGCCTTCAAAACAACATCTTTGTGTAAAAAGATTTGTCCGGCCTGAAGAATTTGATTCATGGAAAAAAACTGCATTAAAAATAGGATTTGCAGAGGTAGCAAGCGGACCTTTTGTCCGCAGTTCGTATCATGCTAAGGATATGTATAATAAGAAACAATAA
- a CDS encoding TrmB family transcriptional regulator: MTQPSKLTEFGFSQYETACYLALAANHPSNGSQLSKLSGVARSRIYDVLRNLIKKGLVFEVESGLYVPLPPDELKKRLKTQVETDLSILEDQLNSMSRESNYEHILTIKGYEEVINKACEIIDSSKQELYVRLFPETGKHLEKKLLKAAKRGVKIRYISMGQIPLICEIQVVHPECENIMTKIGGESIDIIADKSEALVGIFETNRKNTSPIIWTHNKSFIIGNRDSLRHDFYHYFLNKVYDRKQELTKKEQKIYEFIKNDN, encoded by the coding sequence ATGACCCAGCCAAGCAAACTAACTGAATTCGGATTTTCTCAGTATGAAACAGCCTGTTACCTGGCCCTGGCTGCAAACCATCCTTCAAACGGGTCCCAGTTGAGCAAACTTTCCGGTGTAGCCCGTTCAAGGATTTACGATGTCCTCAGAAACCTTATTAAAAAAGGCCTTGTTTTTGAAGTAGAGTCTGGATTATACGTACCCCTGCCCCCTGATGAGCTGAAAAAACGGCTTAAAACACAGGTTGAAACAGACCTTTCAATCCTGGAAGATCAATTGAATTCCATGTCCCGGGAAAGCAATTATGAACACATACTGACAATAAAAGGATATGAAGAGGTTATAAACAAAGCCTGTGAAATAATTGATTCTTCAAAACAAGAGCTGTATGTACGCCTTTTTCCTGAGACTGGCAAACATCTTGAAAAAAAACTTTTAAAAGCTGCAAAACGGGGGGTTAAAATCAGGTATATTTCAATGGGACAAATTCCGTTAATCTGCGAAATCCAGGTTGTTCATCCTGAATGTGAAAATATTATGACCAAAATAGGAGGGGAATCAATTGATATTATTGCTGATAAATCCGAAGCCCTGGTTGGAATATTTGAAACAAACAGGAAAAATACTTCTCCCATTATCTGGACTCATAATAAATCGTTTATAATCGGAAACAGAGACAGCCTGCGCCATGATTTTTATCATTATTTTCTTAATAAGGTTTATGACAGAAAACAGGAATTAACGAAAAAAGAGCAAAAAATATATGAATTTATAAAAAACGATAATTAA
- a CDS encoding aspartate aminotransferase family protein → MYDPSLTLNNSKILYSDYSDDEIIQMEELYGAHHYERLKIVVRQAKGCWITDIKGKKYLDCLAAYSAANPGHHHPAIVRALTKALHGNYASVISNVVYTDPLGLFLKKAANFAPQLGPRFGDNGNKVLPKNGGVESVETSIKMARYYGWKQKGIPDGKQEIIIFDKNFHGRMITIISFSSKLKYKQGFGPLTPGFVSVEFGNADAVEKAVNKNTCGILVEPMQGEGGMNIPVPGFLKKLREIADKHDLLLIFDEIQVGLGRTGKRFCFEHDNVVPDGLILGKALSGGLVPLSVFITNSKLMDLAFQKGSDGSTFGGYPLACVAGIAGLNVIEDDNLVESSAVQGQKLMKKIMDIAKHSPHVKEVRGRGLFIGIEVKNNNAMNFCRKLLELGVIVNDSHGHTIRISPPLNINDNEIDFLVQRLKSVLLV, encoded by the coding sequence ATGTATGATCCTTCCTTAACATTAAATAATTCCAAGATTTTATATTCAGACTATTCTGATGATGAAATAATCCAAATGGAAGAACTTTATGGTGCCCATCATTATGAACGTCTCAAGATTGTTGTAAGGCAGGCAAAAGGATGCTGGATTACTGATATTAAAGGTAAAAAATATCTTGACTGCCTTGCTGCATATTCAGCAGCAAATCCAGGACATCATCATCCTGCAATTGTCAGAGCTTTGACAAAAGCACTTCATGGAAATTACGCTTCTGTTATCTCAAATGTTGTATATACTGATCCTCTGGGATTGTTTCTTAAAAAAGCTGCAAACTTTGCCCCCCAGCTTGGTCCCAGGTTTGGAGATAATGGAAACAAGGTTCTGCCCAAAAACGGAGGGGTTGAATCTGTTGAAACAAGTATAAAAATGGCGCGATATTATGGGTGGAAACAAAAAGGAATTCCTGACGGTAAGCAGGAAATTATAATTTTTGATAAAAATTTTCACGGCAGAATGATTACAATAATCTCTTTTTCCTCAAAATTAAAATATAAACAAGGTTTTGGGCCTTTGACTCCTGGATTTGTTTCTGTGGAATTTGGAAATGCAGATGCTGTGGAAAAGGCTGTTAATAAAAATACCTGCGGGATTTTAGTTGAACCCATGCAGGGAGAAGGAGGCATGAACATTCCAGTCCCTGGATTTTTGAAAAAGCTCAGGGAGATTGCTGACAAACATGATCTTTTGTTAATATTTGATGAAATACAGGTAGGGTTGGGCAGAACTGGAAAACGCTTCTGCTTTGAGCATGACAATGTTGTTCCTGATGGTTTGATTCTTGGCAAGGCTTTATCAGGAGGGCTTGTTCCTTTATCTGTGTTTATTACCAATTCAAAACTTATGGATCTTGCATTTCAAAAAGGTTCTGACGGCTCTACCTTTGGAGGCTATCCTCTGGCTTGTGTGGCTGGTATTGCTGGTCTTAATGTGATTGAAGATGACAACCTGGTTGAATCTTCTGCTGTTCAGGGTCAAAAGTTAATGAAAAAGATTATGGATATAGCAAAACACTCCCCTCATGTTAAAGAGGTTCGGGGCCGGGGGCTTTTTATAGGGATTGAGGTTAAGAATAATAATGCAATGAATTTTTGCAGAAAACTCCTGGAACTCGGGGTTATTGTAAACGATAGTCACGGGCATACTATCAGAATATCTCCGCCTCTTAATATAAATGATAATGAAATTGATTTTCTGGTTCAAAGGCTGAAATCAGTTCTTTTAGTATAA
- a CDS encoding chemotaxis protein CheW translates to MKDKKNINTNHSNEYLTFKFGKETFAIKITSIKEVINYTKITKVPRLAEHLKGIINLRGNIISIIDVRIKLGIKIMEENLDTCIIITEIQDKDEIIQTGIPADSVQEVLYLSKNQINSSPRVGIKINKDYLKGIGLKNDTPVLILDIEKIIADDNQSENNLY, encoded by the coding sequence ATGAAAGATAAAAAAAATATAAATACAAACCATTCAAATGAATATCTAACCTTTAAGTTTGGAAAAGAAACCTTTGCAATAAAAATAACCAGTATCAAAGAGGTGATAAATTACACAAAGATTACAAAGGTTCCCCGGCTTGCAGAACATTTAAAAGGAATAATAAACCTTAGAGGCAATATTATTTCCATAATAGATGTACGAATAAAACTTGGAATCAAGATTATGGAAGAAAATCTGGACACATGTATTATTATTACTGAAATTCAGGATAAAGATGAAATTATTCAAACAGGCATCCCTGCGGATTCTGTACAAGAGGTTCTATATTTATCAAAAAATCAGATTAACTCTTCGCCAAGAGTAGGAATAAAAATCAATAAAGATTATTTAAAAGGCATTGGACTGAAAAATGACACACCTGTACTGATCCTGGATATTGAAAAGATTATTGCTGACGACAATCAATCTGAAAACAATTTATACTAA
- a CDS encoding Smr/MutS family protein has translation MNPVKLPIQDILDLHTFNPKEVPDLLEDYFTECIKHRIFSVRVIHGKGKGILKKRVQGILKKNPMVVSFKDAPLEAGSWGAVIVELKQEQDIN, from the coding sequence ATGAATCCGGTAAAACTCCCAATACAAGACATCCTCGACCTGCACACCTTTAACCCAAAAGAAGTGCCTGATCTTCTGGAGGATTATTTCACAGAGTGCATCAAGCACAGGATTTTTTCTGTCCGGGTCATACACGGAAAAGGCAAAGGTATCCTGAAAAAAAGGGTTCAGGGAATTTTAAAGAAAAATCCAATGGTTGTATCCTTTAAAGACGCACCGCTGGAAGCTGGAAGCTGGGGAGCTGTCATAGTTGAGTTAAAACAGGAACAGGATATAAATTGA
- a CDS encoding acyl-CoA carboxylase subunit beta, whose protein sequence is MRPYFEKMPGFGSELKKGQIKRTEKNLEEIKAQEALIAQEVEKVKNAGFPTEKINARGEMTVWQRLEYLVDPGTWCPLHTLYNPADNIEGTTNVIDGLGKISGRWAVIIGFDNKVMAGAWLPGQSENILRATDLSKRLNIPLVWLVNCSGAKLPDQEKFYANRRGAGTPFFRHAELAQLGIPVLAGIYGTNPAGGGYQSISPAVLFAHKNCNIAVGGAGIVSGMAPKGHFDLETAETIIEKAKHFKAVPPGRVEIHYDQTGFFRYVFEEEKGVLDGLKDYMAKIPAYDPVFHRVAEPAPPKYPVEDIYRLLPIEQKTVYDFDEILSRLTDNSEHMEFRPGYGPEVYTGLVKVDGFLAACIGNRQGYLGKNYPEYADYPGFGGKLYRQGLIKMNEFITLCGRDKIPIIWFQDTTGIDVGDEAEKAELLGLGQSQIYSIQQTDIPMMLIVLRKGSAAAHYVLGGPTANRHNAFTLGTAATEIYVMHGETAAVATYSRRLVKEKEAGKPLEPIIDKMNELAQDYRDKSKPLFCAKTGMVDEIIPMNEIRKYMEAFTGAAYQNPRAICPHHQMILPRIIKG, encoded by the coding sequence ATGAGACCATATTTTGAAAAAATGCCTGGATTTGGCAGTGAATTGAAAAAAGGGCAGATTAAGAGGACTGAAAAGAATCTTGAAGAAATCAAGGCGCAGGAAGCATTGATTGCCCAGGAGGTTGAAAAGGTTAAAAATGCTGGATTTCCCACTGAAAAGATCAATGCCAGGGGCGAGATGACTGTATGGCAGCGCCTGGAATATCTTGTTGATCCGGGAACCTGGTGTCCCCTTCATACCCTTTATAATCCTGCTGACAATATTGAAGGCACGACAAATGTAATTGACGGACTGGGGAAAATATCAGGAAGATGGGCTGTAATTATTGGTTTTGACAACAAGGTCATGGCAGGAGCCTGGCTCCCGGGGCAGTCTGAAAATATCCTGAGAGCAACAGACCTTTCAAAACGCCTGAACATTCCCCTTGTATGGCTTGTAAACTGCAGCGGGGCAAAACTGCCTGACCAGGAAAAATTCTATGCAAACCGGAGAGGAGCCGGAACCCCGTTTTTCAGACATGCGGAACTGGCGCAGCTTGGTATTCCAGTGCTGGCAGGCATATATGGAACAAATCCGGCAGGAGGAGGCTACCAGAGCATAAGCCCTGCTGTTTTGTTTGCCCATAAAAACTGCAACATAGCAGTAGGCGGAGCAGGTATTGTAAGCGGCATGGCTCCCAAAGGTCATTTTGACCTTGAAACAGCAGAAACCATCATTGAAAAAGCAAAGCATTTCAAGGCTGTACCTCCTGGACGGGTTGAGATTCATTATGATCAAACCGGCTTTTTCAGGTATGTATTTGAAGAAGAAAAAGGGGTGTTAGACGGTTTAAAGGATTATATGGCAAAAATACCTGCCTATGACCCGGTTTTTCACAGGGTTGCAGAGCCAGCGCCTCCTAAATATCCTGTTGAAGATATTTACAGGCTGCTCCCTATTGAGCAGAAAACAGTTTATGATTTTGACGAAATCCTTTCCCGTCTTACAGACAACAGCGAGCATATGGAGTTCAGGCCCGGGTATGGTCCCGAAGTCTATACAGGGCTGGTAAAGGTTGACGGCTTTCTTGCAGCCTGCATAGGAAACCGCCAGGGCTATCTTGGCAAAAATTATCCTGAATATGCAGATTATCCAGGCTTTGGAGGAAAGCTCTACCGCCAGGGACTTATAAAAATGAACGAGTTCATTACCCTGTGCGGAAGGGATAAAATACCCATAATCTGGTTCCAGGACACCACAGGCATTGATGTAGGCGATGAAGCTGAAAAAGCAGAGCTTCTTGGTCTTGGGCAGTCCCAGATATATTCCATCCAGCAGACAGATATTCCCATGATGCTCATAGTTCTTAGAAAAGGCAGTGCAGCAGCCCATTATGTCCTGGGCGGCCCTACGGCTAACCGGCACAATGCCTTTACCCTGGGAACTGCTGCCACGGAAATTTATGTAATGCACGGGGAAACAGCAGCAGTGGCAACCTATTCCCGAAGGCTGGTCAAAGAAAAAGAAGCAGGAAAGCCCTTAGAGCCGATTATAGATAAGATGAATGAGCTTGCACAGGATTACAGGGATAAATCAAAACCCCTGTTTTGTGCAAAAACAGGGATGGTGGATGAAATTATCCCCATGAATGAAATCCGCAAATACATGGAAGCATTCACAGGAGCAGCCTACCAGAACCCAAGAGCAATCTGCCCCCACCACCAGATGATCCTGCCCAGGATTATTAAAGGATAA
- a CDS encoding acetyl-CoA carboxylase biotin carboxyl carrier protein subunit, with translation MSEEILAPLAGKIVKMNLQVNQNVEEDDEALVIEAMKMETPVFVPCDGTVKEIRVKEGQDVEEDDVLAVIFNG, from the coding sequence ATGTCAGAAGAAATCTTAGCCCCTCTTGCAGGGAAAATTGTTAAAATGAATCTTCAAGTAAATCAAAATGTTGAAGAAGACGACGAGGCACTTGTCATCGAAGCCATGAAAATGGAAACCCCTGTCTTTGTCCCTTGTGACGGAACAGTCAAAGAAATCAGGGTAAAGGAAGGGCAAGATGTTGAAGAAGACGATGTTTTGGCAGTAATTTTTAATGGATAA
- a CDS encoding sodium ion-translocating decarboxylase subunit beta codes for MIERLLSISHTTGIFYITPGILIMWAIGLGLIYLAVSKEYEPLLLLPIGFGIILANLPLADLMKPEEGLLWKFYHFGIQWEIIPPLIFLGLGALTDFGPMLARPSLIFLGAGAQAGVYFTFFMAWLMGFDLKEAATIGIIGGADGPTTIFLATKLAPHMLGTCAVAAYSYMALVPIIQPPIMKLLTTKEERCIRMKKSRKVKPLEKLLFPIISTIVIIIIVPASAPLISMFMVGNLFREAKVVERLTHAAQNELMNIVTIFLGLPVGATMNAENFLQPKVIFIFCLGLFAFMISTGFGIILAKIMNLFFTKENKINPLLGAAGVSAVPMAARVVHKVGAEADKKNYLLMYAMGPNVAGVIGTVIAAGIFLTLIK; via the coding sequence ATGATTGAAAGATTATTATCCATATCCCATACAACCGGTATTTTTTATATTACCCCGGGCATTTTAATCATGTGGGCTATTGGCCTGGGCCTGATTTACCTTGCAGTTTCAAAGGAATATGAGCCGCTCCTTCTTCTTCCCATAGGATTTGGCATTATTCTTGCCAACCTTCCCTTAGCTGATCTTATGAAGCCTGAAGAAGGACTTCTGTGGAAATTTTACCATTTCGGCATTCAATGGGAAATTATCCCTCCACTGATCTTTTTGGGGCTGGGTGCATTAACTGATTTCGGCCCCATGCTGGCAAGGCCCTCGCTTATATTCCTGGGGGCAGGTGCCCAGGCCGGGGTATATTTTACTTTTTTCATGGCCTGGCTGATGGGTTTTGATTTAAAGGAAGCCGCAACAATAGGCATTATAGGAGGTGCAGACGGGCCTACCACCATCTTTCTTGCCACAAAACTGGCTCCCCATATGCTTGGAACCTGCGCTGTTGCCGCATATTCATACATGGCCCTGGTTCCAATCATCCAGCCGCCCATAATGAAACTTTTGACCACAAAGGAAGAGCGGTGTATCCGCATGAAAAAATCCAGGAAGGTCAAACCCCTGGAAAAACTTCTTTTTCCAATCATATCCACCATTGTTATAATAATAATAGTTCCAGCCTCAGCCCCTCTTATATCCATGTTCATGGTCGGCAACCTGTTCAGGGAAGCCAAAGTTGTTGAACGCCTGACCCATGCAGCACAAAATGAATTAATGAATATTGTAACCATATTTCTCGGCCTGCCGGTAGGCGCAACCATGAACGCTGAAAATTTCCTACAGCCCAAAGTGATCTTTATATTCTGCCTGGGTCTGTTTGCATTTATGATAAGCACAGGCTTTGGCATTATACTGGCAAAAATCATGAACCTGTTTTTTACAAAAGAAAATAAAATCAATCCCCTTTTAGGCGCAGCCGGTGTTTCTGCTGTTCCAATGGCAGCAAGGGTGGTGCATAAAGTAGGAGCAGAGGCAGACAAGAAAAATTATCTTTTAATGTATGCAATGGGACCAAATGTAGCAGGAGTGATAGGAACTGTAATTGCCGCAGGCATATTCTTAACGTTGATTAAATAA
- a CDS encoding GxxExxY protein codes for MNQLNNPITHTIIGCAMAVHNNLGTGFLEVIYQRALTIEMQMHGLEFLREHKMPIFYHNTKIGSRRVDFLVAQQVMVEIKAVRQMDDIHLAQALNYLKVFNIETGLLINFGGTRLEYKRLFRKE; via the coding sequence ATGAACCAGCTTAACAATCCAATAACCCATACTATCATCGGCTGCGCTATGGCAGTCCATAATAATCTGGGAACCGGATTTCTTGAAGTGATCTATCAGCGTGCCCTTACTATTGAAATGCAGATGCATGGCCTTGAGTTCCTTCGGGAACATAAAATGCCCATCTTCTATCATAATACAAAAATAGGTTCCCGCAGGGTTGACTTCCTGGTTGCACAGCAGGTAATGGTTGAAATAAAGGCTGTAAGGCAGATGGATGACATTCATCTGGCACAGGCGCTTAATTATTTGAAAGTGTTTAATATTGAGACAGGGCTTTTGATAAATTTTGGAGGTACACGACTGGAGTATAAGAGGCTGTTTCGTAAGGAGTGA
- the hemL gene encoding glutamate-1-semialdehyde 2,1-aminomutase — protein MDITNSRKLFEEAREIIPGGVNSPVRACKSVGSAPLFIDQAQGSRIIDADGNIYIDYVGSWGPMILGHRHPEVIKLLEFTLTRGTSYGAPTVMEVRLAEMIIEAVPSMEMVRMVNSGTEAAMSAIRLARGFTGRDTIIKFDGCYHGHADSLLVEAGSGVATLGIPGSPGVPQSFVDHTLSLPYNDIEAVKSVMDKKGDKIACIIVEPVAGNMGCVPPVPGFLEALREQTQKHGSLLIFDEVMTGFRVAHGGAQALYNITPDLTCLAKIIGGGLPVGAYGGRRDIMEKIAPQGPVYQAGTLSGNPLAMAAGVATLKLLKEPGFYEALEEKAKRLAIGLQGAAVVAGIPAFFTRAGSMLGMFFTDREVKNFDDAKTSNLEMFTAYYKGMREKGIYLAPSQFEAGFVSSAHTNEDIDETVRAAAEVLKCIKDEFKCGGCSC, from the coding sequence ATGGATATAACTAATTCACGAAAATTATTTGAAGAAGCCAGGGAGATTATTCCCGGAGGTGTAAACAGCCCTGTCCGTGCATGTAAATCCGTGGGAAGCGCCCCCCTTTTTATAGATCAGGCCCAGGGAAGCAGGATTATTGATGCAGACGGCAACATCTATATTGATTATGTCGGCTCATGGGGGCCTATGATCCTGGGACACAGACACCCGGAGGTAATCAAGCTTCTTGAATTTACCCTGACCCGGGGAACAAGTTATGGAGCGCCAACGGTTATGGAGGTGCGCCTTGCTGAAATGATCATTGAAGCAGTTCCTTCCATGGAAATGGTGCGCATGGTCAACTCAGGAACCGAGGCCGCAATGAGCGCCATCCGCCTTGCCAGGGGATTTACAGGCCGGGATACTATTATCAAGTTTGACGGATGCTATCATGGTCATGCAGACAGCCTTTTAGTGGAAGCAGGTTCAGGCGTTGCAACCCTGGGTATTCCAGGCAGTCCAGGTGTTCCCCAGTCCTTTGTGGATCATACCCTTTCCCTGCCTTACAATGATATTGAAGCTGTTAAATCTGTAATGGATAAAAAAGGGGATAAAATAGCCTGCATTATTGTCGAGCCTGTGGCTGGAAACATGGGATGCGTTCCCCCTGTTCCAGGATTCCTGGAAGCCCTGCGGGAGCAGACCCAAAAACACGGTTCCCTGCTGATTTTTGACGAGGTTATGACAGGTTTCAGGGTTGCCCATGGAGGAGCGCAGGCTTTGTACAATATAACCCCTGACCTGACATGTCTTGCAAAGATAATCGGCGGCGGCCTTCCAGTCGGAGCTTACGGCGGCAGACGGGATATAATGGAAAAGATTGCCCCACAGGGTCCTGTTTACCAGGCAGGAACCTTATCTGGCAATCCCCTGGCAATGGCGGCAGGTGTTGCAACATTAAAATTATTAAAAGAACCTGGTTTTTATGAAGCTCTTGAAGAAAAAGCAAAACGTCTTGCCATAGGTCTCCAGGGTGCGGCTGTTGTAGCCGGTATTCCTGCATTCTTTACCCGTGCAGGCTCAATGCTGGGCATGTTTTTTACTGACAGGGAAGTAAAAAATTTTGATGATGCAAAAACATCAAATCTTGAAATGTTTACAGCATATTACAAAGGGATGCGTGAAAAAGGCATTTACCTGGCTCCATCACAGTTTGAAGCAGGTTTTGTTTCATCAGCCCATACAAACGAAGACATAGACGAAACTGTCAGGGCAGCAGCAGAGGTTTTGAAATGTATTAAGGATGAGTTTAAGTGCGGGGGATGCAGTTGTTAA